A single region of the Sorghum bicolor cultivar BTx623 chromosome 9, Sorghum_bicolor_NCBIv3, whole genome shotgun sequence genome encodes:
- the LOC8080967 gene encoding noroxomaritidine synthase, translating into MAMGALWSLALSYPEFLVAALCFVSLSGLRLAVRARRQRVPVNWPVVGMLPFVLANLGRLLDATTDALRESGCTLLFRGPWLARADFLLTCDPAAVQHCLASNHGGYDKGRDFAEMFDVVGDGLLVADAASWARQRHVAATVFGTPAFRSSVLRTMARQTVRLLVPFLDRAAAGDGGGGGGGGGGVVELEDVFMRYSLDVSYASAFDADLDALSVAAADAPVPAFGQATRVASESALFRHIVPAWWWRLLRWLNVGPERRLADAKAALDEFVYREIAERKSRLAAGSQAGEGSNLLALYMAWPRDPGMSERQRDQFLRDSAVGYMFAAKDLIVAALTWFFYMLCTHRHVEAKILDELRSLQHTATVAATGGGGEHAVFDSDALQHASYLHAAVLETLRLFPPAPFEEKEAVRDDVLPDGTAVPKGTRVIFCIYAMGRMEGIWGGDCHEFRPERWLSDVGRVRHEPSHKFAVFNCGPRSCLGKNLGLSNIKIAAAAILYNFQVELVDGNVVEPQNSVVLHTKNGMRVRIKRRHAA; encoded by the coding sequence ATGGCCATGGGCGCCCTCTGGAGCTTGGCCCTCTCCTACCCGGAGTTCCTCGTGGCCGCGCTGTGCTTCGTCTCCCTCTCCGGCCTGCGCCTCGCGGTGCGCGCGCGGCGGCAGCGCGTGCCCGTGAACTGGCCCGTGGTGGGCATGCTCCCGTTCGTGCTCGCCAACCTCGGCCGCCTCCTGGACGCCACCACCGACGCGCTCCGCGAGTCCGGGTGCACGTTGCTGTTCCGCGGGCCGTGGCTCGCCCGCGCCGACTTCCTGCTGACGTGCGACCCGGCGGCCGTCCAGCACTGCCTGGCGTCCAACCACGGCGGCTACGACAAGGGCCGGGACTTCGCCGAGATGTTCGACGTCGTCGGCGACGGGCTGCTGGTCGCCGACGCCGCGTCGTGGGCGCGCCAGCGGCACGTCGCCGCCACCGTCTTCGGCACCCCGGCGTTCCGGTCCTCCGTCCTGCGCACCATGGCGCGGCAGACCGTGCGCCTGCTCGTGCCGTTCCTggaccgcgccgccgccggggatggtggtggtggtggtggtggtggtggtggcgtcgTTGAACTCGAGGACGTGTTCATGCGGTACTCGCTCGACGTGTCCTACGCCTCCGCGTTCGACGCCGACCTCGACGCGCtgtccgtcgccgccgccgacgcgccGGTGCCGGCGTTCGGCCAGGCAACAAGGGTGGCCAGCGAGTCTGCGCTCTTCAGGCACATCGTGCCGGCCTGGTGGTGGAGGCTGCTGAGGTGGCTCAATGTCGGCCCCGAGAGGAGGCTGGCCGACGCCAAGGCGGCCCTCGACGAGTTCGTCTACCGGGAGATCGCCGAACGCAAGTCACGGCTCGCCGCCGGAAGCCAAGCGGGAGAAGGCAGCAACCTCCTGGCACTGTACATGGCGTGGCCGAGGGACCCCGGCATGAGCGAGCGGCAGAGGGACCAGTTCCTCCGGGACTCCGCCGTCGGATACATGTTCGCGGCCAAGGACCTCATCGTCGCCGCGCTCACCTGGTTCTTCTACATGCTCTGCACGCACCGCCACGTCGAGGCCAAGATCCTCGACGAGCTCAGGTCCCTGCAACACACCGCCACGGTCGCggccaccggcggcggcggcgagcacgCCGTGTTCGACTCTGACGCGCTCCAGCACGCGTCCTACCTCCACGCGGCGGTCCTGGAGACGCTGCGGCTGTTCCCGCCGGCGCCGTTCGAGGAGAAAGAGGCAGTTCGCGACGACGTGCTGCCAGACGGCACCGCGGTGCCCAAGGGCACCAGGGTCATCTTCTGCATCTACGCCATGGGCAGGATGGAGGGGATATGGGGCGGCGACTGCCACGAGTTCCGACCGGAGCGGTGGCTGTCCGATGTTGGAAGAGTCCGGCACGAGCCTAGCCACAAGTTCGCCGTGTTCAACTGCGGCCCCAGGAGCTGCCTTGGCAAGAACCTGGGGCTCAGCAACATCAAGATTGCCGCCGCGGCGATCTTATACAACTTTCAGGTGGAGCTCGTCGACGGCAATGTCGTTGAGCCACAGAACTCGGTGGTGCTTCACACCAAGAACGGGATGAGGGTTAGGATCAAGAGGAGGCACGCAGCATGA
- the LOC8080968 gene encoding 60S ribosomal protein L18a-like protein, protein MRGGRSDEFCRCQACLGKYTLLGDEENPRLSIYDRRLPCCGCGIGWSCFLLGFLCPIIWYVAALLYCCKYYNRDPRERPGLAASAVLAVIFTAATIITLSVLLICCVNKRFLNSCAV, encoded by the exons ATGAGGGGAG GAAGGTCAGATGAATTTTGTCGTTGCCAGGCGTGCCTTGGTAAGTACACACtacttggagatgaagaaaatcCACGATTGTCAATATATGACAGACGGCTCCCCTGCTGTGGCTGTGGAATAGGTTGGTCTTG TTTTCTTCTAGGTTTCTTGTGCCCTATCATTTGGTACGTTGCAGCTCTTCTTTATTGCTGCAAGTACTACAATCGGGACCCTCGTGAGCGGCCTGGACTCGCTGCTTCTGCTGTTCTG GCGGTTATCTTTACAGCTGCAACTATTATAACCCTTTCTGTTCTGCTGATATGTTGTGTCAACAAACGGTTCTTGAATAGCTGCGCAGTTTGA